The following proteins are co-located in the Nitrospirota bacterium genome:
- a CDS encoding zinc ribbon domain-containing protein: MLYGTLRACNGDQILTWTEVKGKQFERGVIMRKCPYCKNDIPAESIECEYCGNEIDNSSPRCESCAAPISTITLICNACGAVQGSKREKPPIAPEGTWRQEKSSHAANVSGATEGAWRQEKSSHAANVSGATESAWRQEKSNNDSGDMFGYVSGCGSLILYIGALFIAGVVALAVIKWAFNMVF, encoded by the coding sequence GTGCTTTACGGCACGCTGCGTGCCTGCAATGGAGACCAAATTTTAACTTGGACAGAAGTTAAGGGAAAGCAATTTGAGCGCGGAGTGATAATGAGGAAATGTCCTTATTGCAAAAATGATATTCCAGCAGAGTCCATTGAATGTGAATATTGTGGCAATGAAATAGACAACTCATCTCCACGCTGTGAATCATGTGCTGCGCCTATCTCAACAATAACACTTATTTGTAACGCATGTGGTGCTGTGCAAGGAAGTAAACGAGAGAAACCGCCAATAGCGCCGGAGGGTACTTGGCGACAAGAAAAATCGAGTCATGCTGCTAACGTGTCTGGGGCGACGGAGGGTGCTTGGCGACAAGAAAAATCGAGTCATGCAGCTAACGTGTCTGGAGCGACGGAGAGTGCTTGGCGGCAAGAAAAATCTAACAATGATAGTGGTGATATGTTCGGTTATGTGTCCGGCTGCGGTTCATTAATTCTTTATATCGGGGCATTATTTATTGCCGGAGTTGTAGCCCTCGCAGTTATAAAATGGGCATTTAACATGGTATTCTGA
- a CDS encoding sigma-54 dependent transcriptional regulator, whose amino-acid sequence MKGSLLIVDDEPDILLVMSANLKKEGYEVETAEDGIAALKKLEGRDFDAIIVDHQMPRLTGMEFLRQFLGEQHSGRSRPDIPVIVVTAYGTIEMAVKAMKDGAYSYLTKPIQYEDLSLQVKNAVERRRLSQEIENLRHEVEERYQFGNILGRNPKMQEIFQLIRTVAETDATVLIQGESGTGKELIARAIHYNSRRRDRPFVVVSCSALPETLLESELFGHEKGSFTGAIRQRIGRFEMADGGTVFLDEIGEIAMPVQMKLLRVLQEREIERVGGNQAVKVDVRVLAATHKDLHRAMNERLFREDLFYRLNVVPVKLPPLRERLDDVPLLAGHFLKKYSEKNRKQVMSISSQAFSALTRYSYPGNVRELENIIERAVIMEKGDMLNRLDLKSAGKFDTPLFPESDIQPFRKTKTRVVEQFEKEYFSQLLRMYSGNMSKAALHAGINIKNFHEKMARYGLKKEEFK is encoded by the coding sequence ATGAAAGGTTCCCTGCTCATAGTCGATGACGAGCCCGATATCCTTCTCGTGATGTCGGCCAACCTCAAGAAGGAAGGCTACGAGGTTGAGACGGCGGAAGACGGCATTGCAGCCCTGAAAAAGCTGGAAGGCCGCGACTTCGACGCCATTATCGTGGACCATCAGATGCCGAGGCTCACCGGCATGGAGTTTCTCAGACAATTTCTCGGAGAGCAGCATTCGGGACGGAGCAGGCCCGATATCCCTGTCATCGTCGTGACCGCGTACGGCACCATTGAGATGGCCGTCAAGGCCATGAAAGACGGGGCCTACAGTTATCTGACCAAGCCCATTCAGTATGAGGACCTGAGCCTGCAAGTAAAGAACGCCGTCGAACGTCGACGTCTCTCGCAGGAGATCGAGAACCTGCGTCACGAGGTGGAAGAAAGGTATCAGTTCGGCAACATCCTCGGCCGCAATCCGAAGATGCAGGAGATCTTTCAACTCATTCGCACGGTTGCCGAGACCGACGCCACGGTCCTGATCCAGGGTGAGAGCGGCACGGGCAAGGAACTCATCGCGCGGGCGATCCATTATAACAGCAGGAGGAGGGACCGGCCTTTTGTCGTGGTAAGTTGTTCGGCCCTGCCCGAGACGCTTCTGGAGAGCGAGCTTTTCGGTCATGAAAAGGGGTCCTTTACCGGCGCCATCAGGCAGAGGATCGGCAGGTTTGAAATGGCCGACGGCGGCACGGTGTTTCTGGACGAGATCGGTGAGATCGCCATGCCCGTGCAGATGAAGCTCCTGCGCGTGCTCCAGGAGCGCGAGATAGAGCGCGTGGGCGGCAACCAGGCCGTGAAGGTGGACGTGCGGGTCCTTGCGGCCACGCACAAGGACCTGCACCGCGCCATGAACGAACGGCTGTTCCGGGAGGACCTGTTCTACCGCCTCAATGTGGTCCCGGTCAAACTTCCTCCGCTTCGCGAACGGCTCGACGACGTACCGCTCCTGGCGGGTCATTTCCTCAAAAAATATTCTGAAAAGAACCGGAAACAGGTCATGTCGATTTCGTCGCAGGCATTTTCAGCGCTCACCCGATATTCTTACCCCGGGAATGTACGCGAATTGGAGAACATCATCGAGCGGGCAGTAATCATGGAAAAGGGAGATATGCTGAACCGCCTCGACCTGAAAAGCGCGGGCAAGTTCGATACACCGCTCTTTCCGGAGAGCGATATCCAGCCTTTCCGGAAGACCAAGACCAGGGTCGTCGAGCAATTCGAGAAGGAGTATTTTTCCCAACTGCTCCGGATGTACAGCGGCAACATGAGCAAGGCGGCGCTTCATGCAGGGATTAACATCAAGAACTTTCATGAGAAGATGGCGCGGTATGGGTTGAAGAAGGAAGAATTCAAGTGA
- a CDS encoding ATP-binding protein — translation MAKRNHTGRTAFDFVRTIRQKTSGSVRSLGIGIRQLTSSLQLAAEPDTPRDDMLLHLGNLLDSVTTGIISLDGEGRIVVFNAVAEKLFGLPRVMVIGRNMGEIGKIMGFDDHARRALWERLTDAVWAAGAARDLEHDLLPRTGPRKVISYSVYPLGRRAWSIGNGVVIKLEDITRKREMEDQIFDARKRLLAVFDGITDGIQVVDDDFIITAVNKSMTSLLAREIKIGAHCYEACSFDVKICVNCPAEETFRTGQPVSATKKLLQTGGGTAKRERYVEITTFPLLDRFNRVVQVVEYIKDVTERVRLAERLEHSRRLAELGEMAARVAHEVRNPLNAITGAAHYLSTEYANDETLQKFTDLIKRQATRVNQVASDLLYVSKPLGIRLTAVNINAMLDQSLDALREQLRDQNIEVVRDLDPDIPSIQADELQIEQALHNILRNAVEAMAGGGTLRLSTIPAQGRSIVEIRIEDTGHGIPEHDRERIFQSFFTTKIKGTGLGLTIVQRVLKNHGGEIVIEQPATGGTRVLVQLPVQAMFGVPPIETFEGRLRSETSTSSAESFGVENATGNPITPQSTLNASKLPG, via the coding sequence ATGGCAAAGCGTAACCACACCGGCAGGACGGCATTTGATTTTGTGCGGACCATCAGACAGAAGACCTCAGGAAGCGTCCGCTCGCTCGGTATCGGGATCAGGCAACTGACCAGCTCTCTGCAGCTCGCAGCGGAACCGGACACCCCGCGTGATGATATGCTGCTCCACCTGGGAAATCTGCTTGACAGCGTGACCACGGGCATCATCTCCCTCGATGGAGAAGGCCGGATCGTGGTGTTTAATGCAGTAGCCGAGAAGCTGTTCGGTTTACCGCGCGTTATGGTGATCGGCAGAAACATGGGCGAGATCGGCAAGATCATGGGTTTTGATGATCACGCTCGTCGCGCATTGTGGGAACGCTTGACCGACGCGGTATGGGCTGCCGGTGCTGCGCGTGACCTTGAGCATGATCTTCTCCCAAGGACCGGACCGCGGAAGGTGATCAGTTACAGTGTATATCCCCTCGGCCGGAGGGCCTGGTCAATCGGCAATGGCGTGGTGATCAAGCTCGAGGATATCACGCGGAAAAGGGAGATGGAGGACCAGATCTTCGATGCCCGCAAGCGGCTCCTGGCAGTGTTCGACGGTATCACTGACGGCATCCAGGTCGTTGATGACGATTTCATCATCACCGCGGTGAACAAGTCCATGACATCGCTTCTGGCGCGGGAGATAAAAATCGGAGCCCACTGTTATGAGGCGTGTTCGTTCGACGTGAAGATCTGCGTCAATTGTCCCGCCGAAGAAACCTTCCGCACGGGACAACCGGTATCAGCGACGAAGAAACTGCTCCAGACGGGGGGCGGAACGGCGAAGCGGGAGCGCTACGTTGAAATCACGACCTTCCCCCTGCTGGATCGGTTCAACCGTGTTGTGCAGGTGGTGGAATACATCAAGGATGTAACGGAACGGGTGAGACTTGCGGAGAGACTGGAACACTCGCGCCGTTTGGCGGAACTCGGCGAGATGGCCGCCCGCGTTGCCCACGAAGTGCGTAACCCGCTGAACGCGATCACCGGAGCGGCACACTATCTTTCGACGGAGTACGCGAACGATGAAACGCTCCAAAAGTTCACGGACCTGATCAAACGCCAGGCGACCAGGGTCAACCAGGTGGCTTCCGACCTCCTGTATGTATCAAAACCCCTGGGAATCCGGCTGACGGCGGTGAATATCAATGCAATGCTCGACCAATCACTCGACGCCCTCCGCGAACAGTTGCGCGATCAGAACATCGAGGTGGTTCGGGATCTGGATCCGGATATCCCTTCAATCCAGGCGGACGAACTTCAGATCGAACAAGCGCTTCACAACATCCTGCGCAACGCGGTCGAGGCAATGGCCGGGGGAGGGACGCTGCGGTTATCCACGATTCCTGCCCAGGGCCGATCAATCGTTGAAATCAGGATAGAGGATACCGGCCACGGGATTCCCGAACACGACCGGGAGCGTATTTTCCAATCCTTCTTCACCACCAAGATCAAGGGTACGGGTCTGGGACTCACCATCGTACAGCGTGTGCTTAAAAACCACGGAGGAGAGATCGTTATAGAACAGCCTGCGACAGGCGGCACCCGGGTGCTGGTACAGCTGCCGGTGCAAGCCATGTTTGGAGTTCCCCCGATAGAGACCTTCGAGGGCAGGCTGCGTTCGGAGACTTCGACGAGCTCAGCCGAGTCGTTCGGAGTTGAGAACGCTACGGGAAATCCAATTACCCCGCAATCCACACTGAACGCTTCAAAGTTGCCAGGATGA
- a CDS encoding response regulator, with amino-acid sequence MAGERILVVDDEDMIRDLCSHILLSEGYQVTTASNGAEALEEISRSTPELMITDIRMPGIDGIELFERVKAQKKDVVTIFITGHGTIDTAIESLIRGVDGFILKPFTEEKLLGAVNRAINSSRLKKENIRLKALIPLFEISKLLVTEIDLAHLFKIITEVLVQEFSVDRVSLMLIDEANETLLIRASHGLATEVALKARRKKGEGVSGLVLKHRKPLIISAGKHPDPEVMAAINLENMPASSMSVPLIGKNTVFGVLNVSKFSGLPFSTSDLQIVLILSSQVVTALENAALYENLRENYFRTIQALVAAVEAKDPYTRWHSTNVAKYAVALARDLGMNPRQLEDIHIAAILHDMGKIGISELIISKPASLSREEFDIMKDHPAHGIRILEPIGFSSTIIDAIYQHHERFDGKGYPRGLAGEEITLAARILNVADAIDAMISERPYRGRISIQNVLLELEREAGGQFDPRVAESARRLIEKGLLKLGKHSFH; translated from the coding sequence ATGGCTGGTGAAAGAATACTCGTTGTTGATGACGAGGATATGATCAGAGACCTGTGTTCCCATATTTTGTTATCTGAGGGATACCAGGTGACCACGGCCTCGAACGGCGCGGAAGCGCTGGAGGAAATCAGCCGCTCGACTCCGGAGCTGATGATCACGGACATCAGGATGCCGGGTATTGACGGCATAGAGCTCTTTGAGCGCGTCAAGGCACAAAAAAAGGACGTCGTAACGATCTTTATTACCGGGCACGGTACGATCGACACGGCGATTGAGTCCCTTATCCGGGGAGTGGACGGTTTTATACTCAAACCGTTCACCGAGGAGAAACTGCTGGGGGCCGTCAACCGGGCGATCAACAGCAGCAGGCTTAAAAAGGAGAACATCAGACTCAAGGCGCTTATCCCGCTGTTCGAGATCAGCAAACTGCTCGTGACCGAGATCGACCTCGCCCATTTGTTCAAAATCATCACCGAGGTGCTCGTGCAGGAATTCTCGGTGGACCGGGTCTCGTTGATGCTGATCGATGAGGCCAACGAAACACTGTTGATCCGCGCTTCCCACGGCCTGGCCACGGAAGTGGCGTTGAAGGCCCGCCGCAAGAAGGGAGAAGGCGTCTCCGGGCTGGTACTGAAGCATCGGAAACCGCTGATCATATCGGCAGGCAAACACCCTGACCCGGAAGTGATGGCAGCCATTAATTTGGAGAACATGCCGGCCTCTTCCATGTCGGTCCCCCTTATCGGAAAGAACACGGTGTTCGGCGTTCTCAACGTGAGCAAATTCTCGGGTTTGCCGTTTTCCACGAGCGACCTCCAGATCGTATTGATCCTGTCCAGTCAGGTGGTGACGGCCCTGGAGAACGCGGCGCTCTATGAGAACCTGCGTGAGAACTATTTCCGCACGATCCAGGCGCTCGTGGCTGCCGTGGAGGCGAAGGACCCCTACACCCGGTGGCACTCCACCAACGTTGCAAAATACGCAGTGGCACTCGCGCGGGACCTGGGGATGAACCCGCGCCAACTCGAAGATATTCACATTGCGGCAATTCTCCACGACATGGGCAAGATCGGGATCAGCGAATTGATCATCAGCAAGCCGGCAAGCCTGAGCCGGGAGGAGTTTGACATCATGAAGGACCATCCGGCGCATGGAATCAGGATCCTTGAACCGATCGGATTTTCATCAACGATCATCGATGCCATCTATCAGCACCATGAGCGCTTCGACGGGAAAGGCTACCCCCGGGGCCTTGCGGGGGAAGAGATCACCCTTGCGGCGCGGATACTCAATGTTGCGGACGCGATCGACGCCATGATCTCCGAGCGGCCCTACCGCGGCAGGATATCAATCCAGAATGTTTTGCTCGAGTTGGAGCGGGAAGCGGGGGGGCAGTTTGATCCGCGCGTGGCCGAATCCGCAAGACGGCTCATCGAGAAGGGGCTGCTGAAGCTGGGGAAACATTCCTTTCACTAG
- the rplQ gene encoding 50S ribosomal protein L17 — MRHGCAGRQFGRDTSHRKALLRMLVTALLKNEKIETTVAKAKEIRPLTEKMITLGKRGNLHARRLALSFIHDETVVSGLFAQIAPRFASRNGGYTRIVMTRTRPGDAAPMAVIELVERQKQEAVAVKKTDKKKPEKTVTS; from the coding sequence ATGAGACACGGATGCGCAGGCAGACAATTTGGAAGGGATACGAGTCACCGGAAGGCGCTCCTCAGAATGCTCGTTACCGCGCTGCTTAAGAATGAAAAGATCGAGACGACGGTAGCGAAAGCCAAGGAAATACGTCCGCTCACGGAGAAAATGATCACTCTTGGTAAGCGCGGAAATCTGCATGCACGGCGTCTGGCGCTCAGTTTCATTCACGACGAGACCGTGGTGAGCGGACTATTTGCGCAGATCGCGCCGCGTTTTGCCTCCCGAAACGGTGGATACACGAGAATCGTGATGACCCGTACCAGACCCGGCGATGCCGCACCCATGGCTGTTATCGAATTGGTAGAGCGGCAGAAGCAAGAGGCGGTGGCGGTGAAGAAAACGGACAAAAAGAAACCGGAAAAGACCGTCACCTCTTAG
- a CDS encoding DNA-directed RNA polymerase subunit alpha produces MPKKLQYDPKKITDTYGKFTAEPLERGFGTTLGNSLRRVLLSSLEGSAITSLKISGVQHEFSSIPGVVEDTTDLILNLKEIRLKLHTDKPKTLTLKAKGTGEVTAKDIEADAEVEILNPDLHLATIDKNGKLELEMRARRGRGYVSSDKNKEPGQSIGVIPIDSIFSPIRKVNFKVENARVGQETDYDKLVLEVWTDGSIRPDDAIAHASKLLKDHLSIFIHLPEEEEESPATGEEIKKVPSFNENLLRSVNELELSVRAANCLKNAGIETIAEMVQKTESEMLKTKNFGRKSLNEIKEILSEMGLGLGLKVDDKIVTEARRLLAEKPSEA; encoded by the coding sequence ATGCCGAAAAAACTTCAATATGATCCAAAAAAAATAACTGATACGTACGGGAAGTTCACGGCAGAGCCGCTGGAGCGAGGTTTCGGGACAACGCTGGGTAATTCTTTGCGCCGTGTTCTTCTTTCATCACTCGAAGGATCGGCGATTACCTCATTAAAAATCTCCGGTGTGCAGCACGAGTTTTCAAGCATCCCGGGAGTTGTCGAGGACACCACGGACCTGATCCTCAACCTCAAGGAGATTAGGCTCAAACTCCATACTGATAAGCCTAAGACGCTGACTTTGAAGGCGAAAGGTACGGGAGAGGTTACGGCAAAGGATATCGAGGCAGACGCAGAGGTGGAGATTTTGAACCCGGATCTCCATCTGGCAACGATCGATAAGAACGGAAAACTCGAGCTTGAAATGCGAGCGCGCCGCGGCAGGGGGTATGTCTCCTCGGATAAAAATAAAGAGCCGGGGCAGTCGATCGGTGTTATCCCGATTGACTCAATATTTTCCCCGATTCGCAAAGTAAATTTCAAGGTGGAGAACGCCCGCGTAGGACAGGAAACGGACTACGACAAGCTTGTGCTCGAGGTTTGGACCGACGGGAGTATCCGACCTGATGATGCTATCGCGCATGCTTCGAAGCTGCTCAAAGACCATTTGTCCATCTTTATCCATCTTCCCGAGGAAGAGGAAGAGTCGCCGGCCACGGGAGAAGAGATCAAAAAGGTGCCATCGTTCAATGAAAACCTTCTTCGCAGTGTGAATGAGTTGGAGCTTTCGGTGCGGGCGGCGAACTGCCTGAAAAATGCAGGAATAGAGACTATAGCGGAGATGGTGCAGAAGACCGAGAGCGAGATGCTCAAGACCAAGAATTTTGGCAGAAAATCGCTCAACGAAATAAAAGAGATTCTTTCCGAGATGGGACTTGGACTCGGACTGAAGGTGGACGATAAAATTGTGACAGAGGCCAGACGGCTTCTCGCGGAAAAACCGAGCGAAGCGTAA
- the rpsD gene encoding 30S ribosomal protein S4, protein MARYIGSVCKLCRREGLKLFLKAERCYTDKCGITRRSYPPGQHGQGRIKQSEYCIQLREKQKIRRVYGVLERQFRGYFEKAERMKGITGDNLLQLLERRFDNVVQRMGFAGSKKEARQLVRHGHMLVNGKKVNIPSYLLKAGDVVELREKSRGMVQIQQTLAALEKRGFPTWLEIDKTLFKGKVLALPARDESTMPTVKEQLVVELYSK, encoded by the coding sequence GTGGCACGGTATATAGGATCAGTTTGTAAGCTCTGCAGGAGAGAGGGGCTGAAGCTCTTTCTTAAGGCTGAGCGCTGCTATACGGATAAGTGCGGAATCACCAGAAGAAGCTATCCGCCGGGGCAGCATGGCCAGGGGAGAATCAAACAGTCGGAATATTGCATACAGCTTAGAGAAAAACAGAAAATTCGGCGCGTCTACGGAGTGCTGGAGCGCCAGTTCCGCGGTTATTTTGAGAAGGCTGAAAGGATGAAGGGTATTACGGGAGATAACCTTCTGCAACTCCTCGAAAGAAGATTTGATAACGTTGTGCAAAGGATGGGTTTTGCCGGTTCCAAGAAGGAAGCCCGGCAACTCGTGCGGCACGGGCATATGCTCGTGAATGGCAAAAAGGTGAACATCCCCTCCTACCTGCTTAAGGCCGGAGATGTTGTGGAGTTACGGGAAAAGAGCCGGGGTATGGTACAGATTCAGCAGACGCTCGCCGCACTTGAAAAGCGGGGCTTCCCGACCTGGCTTGAGATCGACAAGACGCTGTTTAAGGGTAAAGTGCTGGCACTGCCGGCCAGAGATGAATCGACGATGCCCACGGTAAAAGAACAGCTTGTGGTCGAACTCTATTCGAAGTAA
- the rpsK gene encoding 30S ribosomal protein S11 encodes MAKKGKEKKNVANGVAHIHASFNNTIVTITDTSGNVITWSSSGSKGFKGSRKSTPFASQLAAEAAAKKAMENGMRQVEVYVKGPGTGRESAIRAIQAAGLEIVAIKDVTPIPHNGCRPPKRRRV; translated from the coding sequence ATGGCAAAGAAGGGTAAAGAAAAAAAGAATGTGGCGAATGGCGTAGCCCATATCCACGCTTCCTTTAATAACACAATTGTTACGATTACCGATACATCGGGGAACGTAATCACCTGGTCGAGCTCCGGCAGCAAGGGATTTAAGGGTTCGAGAAAGAGCACCCCCTTTGCCTCACAGCTGGCTGCAGAGGCGGCTGCTAAAAAGGCGATGGAAAATGGCATGAGGCAGGTTGAGGTCTATGTCAAGGGTCCGGGTACGGGCAGGGAATCAGCAATCAGGGCGATCCAGGCCGCCGGTCTCGAGATCGTGGCAATCAAGGATGTGACCCCGATCCCGCATAACGGGTGCAGGCCGCCGAAACGGAGACGCGTTTAA
- the rpsM gene encoding 30S ribosomal protein S13, whose protein sequence is MARIAGVDLPKDKKIGVSLTYIFGIGPTSAKKILSEAGIDPNTKSNNLTESDIVKIRTILDRDFTVEGDLRREVTMHIKRLMDIGSYRGLRHRRGLPVRGQRTKTNARTRKGPKKSAMSGKGKKKGLLKK, encoded by the coding sequence GTGGCACGAATTGCCGGAGTAGATTTACCAAAAGATAAAAAAATAGGGGTTTCGCTTACCTATATTTTCGGAATAGGGCCGACCTCCGCGAAGAAAATCCTGTCCGAGGCGGGTATCGATCCGAATACCAAAAGCAATAATCTTACGGAATCGGATATTGTAAAAATCAGAACGATCCTTGACAGGGACTTCACTGTGGAAGGGGATCTCCGCAGAGAAGTGACAATGCACATCAAGCGATTGATGGACATAGGCAGTTATCGGGGACTGAGACATCGCAGGGGCCTGCCGGTGAGAGGGCAGAGGACAAAGACCAATGCCCGGACGCGAAAAGGACCCAAAAAGTCAGCGATGTCAGGCAAGGGAAAGAAGAAGGGCCTGTTGAAGAAGTAA
- the rpmJ gene encoding 50S ribosomal protein L36, whose product MKVRSSVRKICPKCTVIRRKGIVRVICENARHKQRQG is encoded by the coding sequence ATGAAAGTTCGCTCATCAGTTCGAAAAATTTGTCCCAAGTGTACTGTTATCCGCCGCAAGGGAATCGTACGCGTCATCTGTGAAAACGCGCGCCACAAGCAGCGGCAGGGGTAA
- the infA gene encoding translation initiation factor IF-1, producing MAKEDSIEVQGTVLETLPNAMFRVEMENGHKILAHISGKMRMHFIKILPGDKVTVELTPYDLTRGRITYRFK from the coding sequence ATGGCAAAAGAAGATTCCATAGAAGTTCAGGGCACGGTGCTTGAAACGCTTCCCAATGCTATGTTCCGGGTTGAGATGGAGAACGGTCATAAAATACTGGCACACATATCGGGCAAGATGCGAATGCACTTTATAAAAATACTCCCCGGCGACAAGGTGACTGTGGAGCTCACGCCCTATGACCTGACCAGAGGCAGGATTACCTACCGGTTCAAATAG
- the map gene encoding type I methionyl aminopeptidase: MIILKSLQEIEKIRKACVIVADVLGGIREMVRPGVTTQALDEFAERFIVAAGAKPAFKGYRGYPKTLCTSVNNEVIHGIPSKGAVLKQGDIISIDVGTIVDGFYGDAAITLPVGTITPEAERLMRITEESLLRGIAQAQAGNRLYDISHAVQNHVESNGYSVVREYVGHGIGRNLHEDPQIPNFGDPGQGPKLKPGMVLAIEPMVNVGGSATVTQEDNWTAVTADGSLSAHFEHTIAVMPDGPWILTKK; this comes from the coding sequence ATGATCATTCTCAAGTCCCTTCAGGAGATCGAGAAGATACGAAAAGCTTGTGTGATTGTCGCGGATGTCCTGGGTGGTATTCGCGAGATGGTAAGGCCGGGTGTCACGACGCAAGCTTTGGATGAATTCGCTGAACGGTTTATAGTAGCTGCGGGAGCGAAACCGGCATTCAAAGGCTACCGGGGATATCCAAAGACGCTTTGTACTTCAGTGAACAATGAGGTTATTCACGGCATTCCCTCCAAGGGAGCTGTTCTCAAGCAGGGCGATATCATCAGCATTGATGTAGGAACGATTGTGGACGGATTCTACGGCGATGCGGCAATAACCCTGCCGGTTGGCACGATAACACCTGAGGCGGAACGCCTCATGAGGATTACGGAGGAGTCGCTCCTCCGTGGGATAGCTCAGGCGCAGGCAGGTAACCGATTATACGACATTTCACATGCCGTACAAAACCATGTGGAATCGAATGGATACTCGGTCGTCCGGGAATATGTCGGGCATGGGATTGGAAGAAACCTGCATGAGGACCCGCAAATTCCTAATTTTGGTGATCCAGGACAAGGCCCAAAGTTGAAACCGGGGATGGTTCTGGCGATCGAGCCGATGGTAAATGTTGGCGGCAGCGCGACGGTAACTCAGGAAGATAATTGGACGGCAGTTACCGCTGATGGGAGCCTGTCCGCACATTTTGAACACACGATAGCTGTTATGCCTGACGGTCCATGGATATTGACAAAAAAATAG
- the secY gene encoding preprotein translocase subunit SecY codes for MFTGLKNIFNIPELRKRIIFTLLMLAVYRIGCHIPTPGVKGEALSQYLHQAAAGLMGFFDMFSGGALSRVTIFALGIMPYITASIVLQLLTVVIPRLQALAKEGEAGRKKITEYTRYGTVAIAGFQSFWMAVGIEKMGDGAFVESTGWSFRILTMLTLTAGTTFIMWLGEQITERGIGNGISLIIFAGIVAGFPRAVSNTIQLARSGEIPYFLVAVILVIIIAVIAAIIIMERGQRKISVQYAQRMVGRKIYKGQSTHLPLKVNSAGVIPPIFASSILLFPATIAGFTQVAWIQSIAQQLSPGQLLYTTVYVIMIIFFAYFYTAIVFNPVDIADNLKKYGGFIPGIRPGKKTSDYLYRVLTRITLGGALYLAAVCVLPDIFYKFFNVPFYFGGTSLLIVIGVALDTVSQIESHLIQRHYGGFLKGVSIKGRR; via the coding sequence TTGTTCACAGGCCTGAAAAACATATTTAACATTCCCGAGCTCAGGAAGCGGATAATTTTCACCCTCCTGATGCTTGCGGTCTACCGGATAGGGTGTCACATTCCTACACCCGGGGTAAAGGGCGAGGCGCTGAGCCAGTACCTGCACCAGGCGGCAGCGGGCCTCATGGGTTTTTTCGACATGTTTTCGGGTGGGGCGCTTTCGAGGGTTACGATCTTCGCTCTCGGGATCATGCCCTATATTACGGCATCGATCGTGCTTCAGCTTCTTACCGTGGTGATTCCCCGGTTGCAGGCGCTTGCCAAAGAGGGTGAGGCAGGCCGGAAAAAGATTACCGAGTATACGCGGTACGGAACGGTAGCTATAGCCGGTTTTCAGTCATTCTGGATGGCGGTAGGCATCGAGAAGATGGGAGACGGCGCCTTCGTGGAATCCACAGGCTGGTCGTTCCGCATCCTCACCATGCTCACGCTTACGGCCGGCACAACGTTCATCATGTGGCTTGGCGAGCAGATTACCGAACGCGGAATCGGCAATGGCATCTCGCTCATCATATTTGCAGGCATTGTGGCCGGTTTTCCCCGCGCTGTGTCAAATACCATCCAGCTTGCACGATCCGGAGAGATTCCGTATTTCCTGGTGGCAGTGATACTGGTCATTATCATTGCTGTCATCGCGGCTATTATCATTATGGAGCGCGGCCAGAGGAAAATATCCGTCCAATATGCGCAGCGGATGGTCGGCAGGAAAATTTACAAGGGACAGAGTACGCACCTGCCGCTGAAAGTTAATTCCGCGGGTGTGATCCCGCCGATCTTCGCATCCTCGATATTACTGTTTCCTGCGACGATCGCAGGGTTTACGCAGGTCGCGTGGATACAATCGATCGCTCAGCAGCTATCACCAGGTCAACTGCTTTACACGACCGTCTATGTTATCATGATCATTTTTTTCGCCTATTTTTATACGGCGATCGTATTTAATCCGGTGGACATTGCTGACAACCTGAAAAAGTACGGCGGGTTCATCCCCGGCATCAGGCCGGGCAAGAAGACATCAGACTATCTGTATCGTGTGTTGACCCGCATTACACTGGGCGGAGCACTCTATCTTGCGGCAGTCTGTGTTTTGCCGGATATCTTTTATAAATTTTTCAACGTGCCGTTTTACTTCGGAGGCACCTCGCTTCTGATTGTTATCGGCGTCGCGCTTGATACGGTATCGCAGATAGAGTCACACCTCATTCAAAGACATTATGGAGGTTTCCTGAAGGGCGTTTCGATCAAAGGGAGACGGTAA